A window of the Priestia filamentosa genome harbors these coding sequences:
- a CDS encoding membrane protein: protein MANNKEALLWSIALPGFGQFLNGKHIKGIVFVFLEFLINVKGHFNIIIISSFQGDIKEAIEQADYQWLLFYPCLYFFAMWDAWKDAGGGKGKYSFLPFVFCAYFVTVGCIYSSHFRLFGLLLGPVWLPILFVVPGIVTGVLLGKFITSLHKRSNVP from the coding sequence GTGGCAAACAATAAAGAAGCATTGTTATGGAGTATTGCACTCCCAGGATTCGGTCAATTTCTAAATGGTAAACATATAAAAGGTATTGTGTTTGTGTTTTTAGAATTTCTAATTAATGTTAAAGGTCATTTTAACATCATAATTATTTCAAGTTTTCAGGGAGACATAAAGGAAGCGATTGAACAAGCTGATTATCAATGGTTACTGTTTTATCCATGTTTATACTTCTTTGCCATGTGGGATGCTTGGAAAGACGCGGGTGGCGGGAAAGGAAAATATTCTTTTTTACCTTTTGTATTTTGTGCTTATTTTGTGACTGTTGGATGTATATACTCTTCACATTTTAGGCTCTTTGGGCTCCTACTTGGGCCCGTTTGGCTCCCCATACTTTTTGTCGTTCCTGGTATAGTTACCGGAGTATTATTAGGTAAATTCATTACAAGTCTCCATAAAAGGTCTAATGTTCCATAA
- a CDS encoding Ger(x)C family spore germination protein, whose protein sequence is MKRKGAFLLLMIMMTVLLTSCWSKKELTDLAIVAAVGVDKVEDGRYNLTLQVINPGNVAGGMQGGGGDAQNSPVTVYSISGKNLVEASRRASSRISRRLYYAHTNLVIVGESLAREEGIEVLMDAFDRDPEFRTTSTLVIANHSNAADLIKTLTPVDKIPANKVLKTLEFTERQWGENVKVSLQDVMKGLQSSKEETVVAGFRMTGNSKQAGKLENMQDSVPEATLRASGIAVLKQGKLVDWLYGKTARGTVWILDKIQETAINVDWEGKKEAITYQTIRQKTDVSAQVKNGHPHISIHARVEGDISEMEIPIDITNPKVITKIEKSLRKVIEDELKESIKHAQKNKADILGFGATVHRSRPNEWKEIKSEWSDVYFPKLDVDITVEAYIRRAGLRNKSFLSGLKEN, encoded by the coding sequence ATGAAACGTAAAGGGGCTTTTCTTTTATTAATGATAATGATGACCGTCTTATTAACAAGTTGTTGGAGTAAAAAGGAGTTAACAGACCTTGCTATTGTAGCAGCTGTGGGAGTAGATAAAGTGGAAGATGGACGATACAACTTAACACTTCAAGTTATCAATCCTGGGAACGTGGCTGGAGGGATGCAAGGCGGTGGAGGCGATGCACAAAATTCCCCTGTGACTGTCTATTCTATCTCGGGGAAAAATTTAGTCGAAGCAAGCAGACGGGCTTCAAGCAGAATTTCTCGGAGATTGTACTATGCTCATACAAACTTAGTCATCGTTGGGGAAAGTCTTGCAAGAGAAGAGGGGATTGAGGTATTAATGGATGCTTTTGATCGAGATCCTGAATTTCGGACGACCTCCACTCTCGTTATTGCTAACCATTCAAATGCCGCAGATTTGATTAAAACATTAACTCCTGTTGATAAGATTCCAGCAAATAAAGTGCTGAAAACTTTAGAGTTCACAGAAAGACAATGGGGAGAAAATGTAAAAGTTTCACTCCAAGATGTAATGAAAGGACTTCAATCTTCCAAAGAAGAAACCGTTGTAGCTGGATTTCGTATGACGGGGAATTCTAAACAAGCAGGGAAGTTAGAAAACATGCAAGACAGTGTGCCTGAAGCAACACTTCGAGCTTCCGGAATTGCGGTTTTAAAACAAGGAAAGTTAGTGGATTGGCTGTATGGAAAAACAGCAAGAGGAACGGTATGGATTTTAGATAAAATACAAGAAACCGCCATTAACGTTGATTGGGAAGGGAAAAAAGAAGCCATAACCTATCAAACCATTCGTCAAAAAACAGATGTGTCTGCCCAAGTGAAGAATGGTCACCCTCACATTTCGATTCATGCGCGTGTTGAAGGAGACATCAGTGAAATGGAGATACCTATTGATATAACCAATCCAAAGGTCATTACAAAAATTGAAAAATCCTTGCGAAAAGTAATTGAAGATGAGCTAAAGGAATCTATTAAACATGCGCAGAAAAACAAAGCAGATATCCTTGGATTCGGCGCAACCGTCCACCGTTCTAGACCAAACGAATGGAAAGAAATAAAATCAGAATGGAGCGATGTGTATTTTCCGAAATTAGATGTAGATATTACCGTGGAGGCCTATATCCGTCGTGCTGGCTTACGAAACAAGTCGTTTCTTTCAGGTTTAAAAGAAAATTAA
- a CDS encoding GerAB/ArcD/ProY family transporter: MEKAKISASQLFILMVLFELGSSLLVPLAMDAKQDAWLAILFGMVGSLVLFLVYYKLHWYYPDLLPIEYMQKLLGKVIGTVLAFVYILYFMYDASRILRDFGEMLLTFAYPDTPLFIANALLMLVIIYMVRRGIEVIARSAELLFILMYILAVAGFILIVSSGLIDFTNLQPVLEEGMLPVLKIAFTQTLYFPFAEAIVFTMIFPYLNNPKKAKVTMLCATGLSGINLVITMIINVSVLGVDLTARSQFPLLSTVQSIQVADFLERLDVFFMIALVIGIFFKISVLVYVAVIGTASLFKIESPSRLSYPLGIAILFLSITIASNYQEHIREGLKIVIFVLHIPLFVLLPLLLLFVAFLKNRKKRE; encoded by the coding sequence ATGGAAAAAGCCAAAATTAGTGCCAGTCAGCTCTTTATTTTAATGGTACTATTTGAACTCGGTAGTTCTTTACTAGTACCCCTTGCCATGGATGCAAAACAGGACGCTTGGCTTGCGATTCTATTTGGAATGGTAGGCAGTTTAGTTCTATTTTTAGTCTATTATAAACTTCATTGGTATTATCCTGACCTCTTGCCTATAGAGTACATGCAAAAACTTCTAGGGAAGGTGATAGGAACAGTACTTGCCTTTGTCTACATCCTTTACTTTATGTATGATGCATCAAGAATTTTACGTGATTTTGGCGAGATGTTACTAACTTTTGCCTATCCTGATACGCCTTTATTTATCGCAAATGCTTTATTAATGCTTGTCATTATTTATATGGTTCGAAGAGGAATTGAAGTTATAGCGCGTTCTGCAGAGCTCCTCTTTATATTGATGTACATCCTTGCGGTCGCTGGATTTATTCTCATTGTGAGTTCTGGTTTAATTGATTTTACTAACTTACAACCGGTACTTGAAGAAGGGATGTTACCGGTCTTGAAAATTGCATTTACTCAAACTTTATATTTCCCGTTTGCAGAAGCTATTGTGTTTACGATGATTTTTCCTTATCTAAATAATCCGAAGAAGGCAAAAGTAACCATGTTATGTGCAACAGGATTAAGTGGTATCAATTTGGTGATTACGATGATCATTAATGTTAGTGTGCTTGGGGTGGATTTGACAGCACGTTCACAATTCCCTCTTCTTAGTACTGTACAAAGCATCCAAGTTGCCGATTTCTTGGAACGTCTTGATGTATTTTTTATGATTGCCTTGGTAATTGGTATTTTTTTTAAGATTAGCGTGTTGGTTTATGTAGCTGTTATAGGTACAGCTAGTTTATTTAAAATTGAATCGCCTTCACGACTATCGTACCCTTTAGGCATAGCCATTCTCTTTTTATCCATCACGATTGCGAGCAATTACCAAGAACATATCCGTGAGGGACTGAAGATAGTAATTTTTGTTCTACATATTCCTCTCTTCGTGCTCCTTCCTCTCCTTCTTCTTTTTGTTGCTTTCTTGAAAAATAGGAAGAAGAGAGAATAA
- a CDS encoding DUF3231 family protein produces the protein PFSDKIMLFHKVDMFAMKIRSFGNSLAVTARRDIDFLYIRTLMNIGLFVDDGINILIDKGWLESPPKAYDRI, from the coding sequence CCTTTTTCTGACAAAATTATGCTGTTCCATAAAGTAGATATGTTCGCCATGAAGATAAGGTCATTCGGAAACTCACTGGCGGTAACAGCAAGAAGGGATATCGATTTCTTATATATAAGAACTCTTATGAACATTGGCCTATTTGTTGACGACGGCATCAATATCTTAATTGATAAAGGTTGGTTGGAATCACCGCCAAAAGCGTATGACAGGATTTAA
- a CDS encoding DUF4046 domain-containing protein, translated as MRREWVIEIYQDVLNGKVKRFPNKFFSGEEGKKYVKYMTCYLLEERLSIPIDKIPVRVQANILWSHRLKPPAMIYGWNYYDVIENAYPGRFKPWEFQQVPHKYWHGKEGKNRAIEAVKHVIENELNIPIEEIPLHVNLHFFKKYHLYGVFDIFEQSPFQVIQAVYPGVFKPWQFANVPMNCWKDRISIQETMNYFLFQQLRFSSYEEALVKIRKQHFFDFQLTGLLQRVFDSRMQKVREWIKISMQREKKSIEEKDSYGSKIMQ; from the coding sequence ATGCGCCGAGAATGGGTGATTGAAATCTACCAAGATGTTTTAAATGGAAAAGTAAAGCGTTTTCCCAATAAGTTTTTTTCAGGAGAAGAAGGAAAAAAGTATGTGAAATATATGACATGTTATCTGCTTGAAGAGCGACTATCGATTCCAATTGATAAAATTCCTGTAAGAGTACAGGCAAATATACTATGGTCCCATCGTCTAAAACCACCTGCTATGATTTATGGTTGGAATTATTATGATGTAATTGAAAATGCTTATCCGGGACGCTTTAAACCGTGGGAGTTTCAGCAAGTCCCTCATAAATATTGGCACGGAAAAGAAGGGAAAAACCGGGCAATTGAGGCGGTTAAGCATGTAATTGAAAATGAACTGAATATTCCTATAGAAGAAATCCCTTTACACGTGAATCTTCATTTTTTTAAAAAGTATCATTTATATGGCGTCTTTGATATTTTTGAACAATCTCCTTTTCAAGTTATTCAAGCTGTTTATCCAGGTGTATTTAAACCGTGGCAATTCGCGAATGTCCCAATGAACTGCTGGAAAGATCGCATATCGATTCAAGAAACGATGAACTATTTTCTGTTCCAACAGCTCCGTTTTTCCTCCTATGAAGAAGCGCTAGTAAAAATAAGGAAACAACACTTTTTTGATTTCCAACTAACGGGTTTATTACAAAGGGTTTTTGACTCTAGGATGCAAAAGGTCAGGGAATGGATAAAAATAAGCATGCAGAGAGAAAAGAAATCAATAGAGGAAAAAGATAGTTATGGTTCGAAAATAATGCAATAG
- a CDS encoding spore germination protein: MPSFFKDQKSKKNRQQNTENQLDNNSVKNIYRSLSANLDTIKQKTGNSSDVVIRQLKIGENFDIKIAIVYVEGIVDNQSIQEFLLESIMKDEHKETVNQQNAFDLISEDMITIGKVLSIDTWNDLFLSLLSGDTLILVDGTDQALSVDTKGGERRAITESNTQMVVRGPKEAFTESIGTNIAMIRRIIKNPDLWVESMKIGRVTQTDVTMMYMHGIANDQIIKEIRQRLHKIDIDSVLESGYIQQFIEDQTLTTFPTMYDTERPDIVAGNLLEGRIAIFVDGTPFVLIAPAVFIQFFQSAEDYYVRFDIATSIRFLRVVMFLISLIAPAAYVAVTTFHQEMVPTQLIVAIAAQREAVPFPAFVEALLMEVTFEILREAGVRLPKAIGSAVSIVGALVIGQAAVQASIVSPAMVIIVSLTAIANFAIPSFAMAISVRLLRFLFMICAAVFGFYGIILALLMLVVHLCSLRSFGIPYMAPLAPFIPSNNEDTIVRLPWWTLRKRPRLISTNTKREGENQHPHPPSSRGMVNRDIEEGDNNET; this comes from the coding sequence ATGCCTTCGTTTTTTAAAGACCAGAAATCAAAAAAAAACCGTCAACAGAATACTGAAAATCAACTTGATAATAATTCAGTGAAAAATATATACCGTTCCTTATCGGCTAATCTTGATACGATTAAACAGAAAACAGGAAACAGTTCAGACGTTGTGATTCGTCAATTAAAAATAGGGGAGAATTTTGATATTAAGATAGCCATTGTCTATGTAGAAGGAATTGTAGACAACCAATCTATTCAGGAGTTCTTGCTCGAATCCATAATGAAGGACGAACATAAAGAAACAGTGAATCAGCAGAACGCATTCGATTTGATTTCTGAAGATATGATCACAATTGGAAAGGTATTATCCATTGATACTTGGAATGACCTGTTTTTATCCTTATTGTCAGGCGATACCCTTATTCTAGTCGATGGAACAGACCAGGCACTGAGTGTAGATACAAAAGGTGGAGAGAGGCGGGCCATTACAGAATCAAATACTCAGATGGTAGTACGCGGGCCAAAGGAAGCCTTTACGGAGTCTATTGGAACCAACATAGCCATGATCCGTCGAATTATTAAAAACCCGGATTTATGGGTTGAATCAATGAAGATTGGTCGTGTTACCCAAACCGATGTAACTATGATGTACATGCATGGCATTGCGAATGATCAAATCATTAAAGAAATACGCCAGCGATTACATAAGATTGATATTGATAGTGTTTTAGAATCAGGGTATATTCAGCAATTTATTGAAGATCAAACATTAACTACATTTCCTACTATGTACGATACCGAAAGACCAGATATCGTGGCAGGGAATCTCCTAGAGGGACGAATTGCGATTTTCGTTGATGGAACGCCTTTTGTACTGATTGCTCCAGCTGTCTTTATCCAATTTTTCCAATCAGCCGAGGACTATTATGTTCGTTTCGATATTGCAACATCGATTCGCTTTTTACGTGTTGTTATGTTTCTTATTTCGCTTATCGCACCAGCTGCTTATGTTGCTGTGACAACGTTTCATCAGGAGATGGTCCCAACACAGCTTATCGTAGCGATTGCAGCCCAAAGGGAAGCGGTCCCTTTTCCAGCCTTCGTAGAAGCGCTTCTCATGGAGGTCACCTTTGAAATCTTGCGAGAAGCAGGGGTTCGGTTACCCAAAGCTATTGGTTCAGCGGTATCAATTGTCGGCGCCCTTGTTATCGGGCAAGCTGCCGTTCAGGCTAGCATTGTATCACCAGCCATGGTTATTATTGTATCCCTAACAGCAATTGCTAATTTTGCTATACCTTCTTTTGCCATGGCCATTTCAGTTCGTTTACTCCGTTTTTTGTTTATGATATGTGCAGCGGTATTTGGTTTCTATGGCATTATTCTAGCCCTTCTTATGTTGGTCGTTCATTTATGCAGTTTACGCTCATTTGGTATTCCCTATATGGCACCATTGGCCCCCTTTATCCCATCAAACAATGAAGATACGATTGTACGATTACCTTGGTGGACGCTTAGAAAAAGACCTCGATTAATAAGTACAAATACGAAACGTGAAGGGGAGAACCAACACCCGCATCCTCCTTCATCACGCGGTATGGTGAATCGGGATATTGAAGAAGGTGACAACAATGAAACGTAA
- a CDS encoding glycoside-pentoside-hexuronide (GPH):cation symporter, whose protein sequence is MKMNSSKSIKMKEKIGYATGDLACNFIYQTVSSYLLFFYTEVFGISAAAAGLMFLIVRIIDALMDPVIGTIVDKTNTKYGRFRPYLLYGAIPFAVVAILCFTTPEFSDTGKIIYAYITYILLSLTYSTVNVPYSALTSAITQDTKEIVSLTSIRMLFSNGGGMIVAFGVPFLAAIFTQATGNTGIGWQITMSIMGVTGAILLILSFLSTKERVQISEEESKVGYKDIFKQLRVNRPLVILCFLFLLNFGVNSIINSVGIYYVTYNVARPDLVKWYGLIGTLPALILMPLIPTLYKVMGKKKLLFTALSCKAIGLLALFIIPPSIVPLVFAGRLVSALGTITAGAFTWAMIPETIDYGEYKTGKRASGVIYSLVNFFFKFGMAIGGIVPGIILSKFGYVANHTQTTTALHGILLTMTVIPAIFIIIELFAIYLYKLDEKEHKRVLAELNARR, encoded by the coding sequence ATAAAAATGAATTCAAGTAAAAGTATTAAAATGAAAGAAAAAATCGGGTATGCCACTGGGGATCTAGCCTGTAATTTTATTTATCAAACAGTAAGTAGTTATCTATTATTCTTCTATACTGAAGTTTTTGGCATTTCGGCTGCCGCAGCTGGACTGATGTTCCTGATTGTTCGGATAATAGATGCCTTGATGGACCCGGTTATCGGTACAATCGTTGATAAAACAAATACGAAATATGGAAGGTTCCGCCCATATCTTTTGTATGGTGCTATTCCATTTGCGGTTGTTGCCATTCTTTGTTTTACCACACCTGAATTTTCTGATACAGGAAAAATAATTTATGCTTATATTACTTATATCTTATTATCACTTACCTATTCAACAGTAAACGTCCCTTATTCAGCGCTTACTTCTGCTATTACACAAGATACCAAAGAGATTGTAAGTTTAACATCAATCAGAATGCTATTTTCCAACGGAGGCGGAATGATTGTTGCATTTGGTGTGCCGTTCTTAGCTGCAATTTTTACACAAGCAACAGGGAATACAGGTATAGGTTGGCAAATTACAATGTCTATCATGGGAGTTACTGGTGCCATTCTGTTAATTTTATCTTTCCTCAGCACAAAAGAAAGAGTACAGATTTCTGAAGAAGAATCAAAAGTTGGCTATAAGGATATTTTTAAGCAATTGAGAGTCAATCGTCCCCTTGTGATTTTGTGCTTTCTCTTTCTTCTCAACTTTGGTGTCAACTCAATCATTAACTCCGTTGGTATTTATTATGTTACGTATAACGTTGCTAGGCCGGATTTAGTAAAATGGTACGGATTAATAGGAACGCTTCCTGCTCTAATACTTATGCCATTAATTCCGACATTGTATAAAGTTATGGGTAAGAAGAAATTGCTATTTACTGCTTTATCTTGTAAGGCGATCGGATTATTAGCCTTATTTATCATTCCTCCATCCATTGTTCCCCTTGTGTTTGCAGGACGATTAGTCTCGGCATTAGGTACTATTACTGCAGGGGCCTTTACATGGGCAATGATTCCTGAAACGATTGATTATGGGGAATATAAGACTGGTAAACGTGCAAGCGGTGTCATCTATTCCCTTGTAAACTTCTTCTTCAAATTTGGAATGGCAATTGGCGGGATCGTTCCAGGTATTATTCTTTCTAAATTTGGCTATGTGGCTAACCATACACAAACAACAACAGCATTACATGGGATTTTGCTTACCATGACAGTGATTCCAGCAATTTTTATCATTATTGAGCTATTTGCTATTTATCTCTATAAATTGGATGAAAAAGAACATAAACGTGTTCTTGCTGAATTAAATGCGAGAAGATAA
- a CDS encoding GerAB/ArcD/ProY family transporter: MEKAKISAKQLFILMVLFELGTAMLVPLAMRAKQDAWLAILLGMIGSLALFLVYYKLYWYYPDLLPTEYMQKILGKVMGTVLAFIYILYFMYDASRILRDFGEMLLTFAYPETPLFIGNGLLILVIIYTIRKGIEVIARSGELLFILMYILAVSGFILIVVSGLIDFTNLQPVLEERLIPTLKVTLSETLYFPFTEAIVFTMILPYLNEPKKAKVTMLCATGLSGINLVITMLINVSVLGVDLTARSQFPLLSTVQSIQVADFLERLDVFFMLSMVIGIFFKISVLFYAVVIGTANLFKIKSPSRLSYPLGIVILFLSTIIASNFQEHLYEGLKIAPFIHIPLFSIIPPLLLLIAFFKTRKKQRE, translated from the coding sequence ATGGAGAAAGCCAAAATTAGTGCCAAACAGCTCTTTATCTTAATGGTCTTATTTGAATTGGGTACTGCTATGTTAGTGCCCCTCGCTATGAGGGCGAAGCAGGATGCCTGGTTGGCGATTTTACTTGGAATGATAGGCAGTTTAGCTCTATTTTTAGTCTATTATAAACTTTATTGGTATTATCCTGATCTTCTGCCTACAGAATACATGCAAAAAATCTTAGGTAAGGTGATGGGAACAGTACTTGCCTTTATCTACATTCTTTACTTTATGTATGATGCTTCAAGGATTCTACGCGATTTTGGTGAAATGCTGTTAACCTTTGCCTACCCTGAAACTCCTTTATTTATTGGGAATGGGTTATTAATACTTGTCATTATTTATACCATCAGAAAAGGAATAGAGGTTATAGCTCGATCAGGGGAACTACTTTTTATCTTGATGTATATCCTAGCGGTCTCTGGATTTATTTTGATTGTGGTCTCGGGTTTAATCGATTTTACCAACTTGCAACCTGTACTAGAAGAAAGGCTAATACCAACCTTAAAAGTTACATTATCTGAAACCTTATATTTCCCATTTACTGAAGCTATTGTGTTTACGATGATTTTACCATATTTGAATGAGCCTAAGAAGGCAAAGGTGACGATGTTATGTGCAACGGGATTAAGTGGGATCAACTTGGTGATTACGATGCTTATTAATGTAAGCGTGCTTGGGGTGGACCTGACTGCGCGCTCACAATTCCCTCTTCTTAGTACTGTACAAAGTATCCAAGTCGCTGACTTTTTAGAACGTCTTGATGTGTTTTTTATGCTTTCCATGGTAATCGGTATTTTCTTTAAGATTAGTGTGTTATTTTATGCAGTTGTCATAGGTACAGCTAACTTATTTAAGATTAAATCACCTTCACGGCTGTCGTATCCTTTAGGCATAGTCATTCTATTTCTGTCTACTATAATTGCGAGTAATTTTCAAGAACATCTCTATGAAGGGCTAAAAATAGCACCGTTTATTCATATTCCTCTCTTCAGTATTATTCCTCCTCTCCTTCTTCTTATTGCTTTTTTTAAAACCAGGAAGAAGCAAAGAGAATAA